One window of Trifolium pratense cultivar HEN17-A07 linkage group LG5, ARS_RC_1.1, whole genome shotgun sequence genomic DNA carries:
- the LOC123884135 gene encoding ABC transporter C family member 8-like — translation MPSCNNVLNSIGEISWICLKNFDFNSLCSQRSLIDTINILFLCVYFISLIITIIRKTSTNESHRKFWIFLIVSICCGIISIAFFGIGLWNLIAKTDYSEKLNWLTCIIKGFIWSSFAVSLIVQRVKWIRILNSIWWLSSCVLVSVINIEILIKNHAIEALDIVQWLVHFLLLYCAFKNVGYLGNNSVQEGLSEPLLGQKIETNQTGLGHANFFSKLIFCWINSLISLGYSKPLGLEDIPSLVSEDESNMAYQKFVDAWESLVRERTKNNTKSLVLWSIVRIYLKENLLIAFYALIRTIAVVVSSLILYAFVSYSNRTEEDLKKGLSIVGFLIVTKVFESLSQRHWFFNSRRSGMKMRSALMVAVYRKQLKLSSSARTRHSAGEIVNYIAVDAYRMGEFPWWFHRTWTSALQLVLSIGVLFCVVGNGSLPGLVPLLICGLLNVPFAKIMQKCQSQFMIAQDERLRSTSEILNSMKIIKLQSWEEKFKNLVESLRNKEFVWLSKAQILKATNSFLYWMSPTVVSAVVFLGCAVTGSAPLNAETIFTVIATLKNMGEPVRMIPEALSIMIQVKVSFDRLNIFFLDEELNNIDSERNLRQCLVNAVEIQDGNFIWDHESVSSTLKDVNLEIKRGLKIAVCGPVGAGKSSLLYAILGEIPKISGTVNVDGTLAYVSQSSWIQSGSVQDNILFGKPMDKTRYEKVIKACALDKDINDFSHGDVTEIGQRGINMSGGQKQRIQLARAVYNDADIYLLDDPFSAVDAHTTSILFNDCVMTALREKTVILVTHQVEFLSEVDTILIMEGGKVIQSGSYGNLLTAGTAFELLVSAHKDTITDLNQNHENKGSENEVLTKNQSEGEISNIKGPIGTQLTQEEEKVIGNVGWKPFWDYINYSNGTFMLCLIILAQSGFLALQIASTFWLAIAIEIPKITNTTLIGVYALVSFSSSGLVYVRSYLSALLGLKASTAFFSSFTTAIFKAPMLFFDSTPVGRILTRASSDLSILDFDIPCSITFVASIAIEILVIICVMVSVTWQVLIVAVPAMVASIFIQQYYQATATQLIRINGITKAPVMNFAAETSLGVVTIRAFKMVDRFFENYLKLVDTDASLFFHSNVTMEWVVLRIEALQNLTVITLALLLILLPQGYVSPGLVGLSLSYAFTLTGNQINWTRWFSNLSNYIISVERIKQFIHIPAEPPAIVDNNRPPSSWPSTGKIDLQGLEIRYRPNAPLVLKGITCTFKEGSRVGVVGRTGSGKSTLISALFRLVEPSRGYILIDGMNICSMGLKDLRTRLSIIPQEPTLFKGSIRTNMDPLGLYSDDEIWKAVEKCQLKETISKLPSLLDSSVSDEGGNWSLGQRQLFCLGRVLLKRNRILVLDEATASIDSATDATLQRVIRQEFAECTVITVAHRVPTVIDSDMVMVLSYGKLVEYDEPSKLMDTNSSFSKLVAEYWSSCRKNSFTNISSQQQ, via the exons ATGCCTTCATGTAACAATGTTTTGAACTCAATTG GTGAAATTTCATGGATTTGTCTGAAGAATTTTGATTTCAATTCTTTATGTTCTCAAAGGAGCTTAATAGACACAATCAATATACTCTTTCTATGTGTCTACTTTATATCTTTGATTATCACTATAATCAGAAAAACTTCTACAAATGAAAGCCACAGAAAATTCTGGATTTtccttattgtttcaatttgttGTGGAATTATTAGCATTGCATTTTTCGGTATTGGATTGTGGAATCTCATAGCAAAAACTGATTACTCTGAGAAATTGAATTGGTTAACTTGCATTATCAAAGGATTCATTTGGAGTTCTTTTGCAGTTTCTTTGATTGTTCAAAGAGTCAAATGGATTAGAATATTAAACTCTATATGGTGGTTATCTTCATGTGTATTGGTTTCAGTTATCAACATTGAAATTCTGATAAAAAATCATGCAATTGAAGCTTTAGATATTGTACAGTGGCTTGtacattttcttcttttgtatTGTGCTTTCAAAAATGTTGGTTATTTAGGAAATAATAGTGTTCAAGAAGGTTTATCTGAGCCACTATTAggtcaaaaaattgaaactaaTCAAACAGGATTAGGTCATGCTAATTTCTTCAGCAAGTTGATTTTCTGTTGGATTAATTCTTTAATCAGTTTAGGTTACTCGAAGCCACTCGGTCTTGAAGATATACCTTCTCTTGTTTCTGAAGATGAATCAAACATGGCTTATCAAAAATTTGTTGATGCTTGGGAATCACTTGTTAGAGAGAGGACTAAGAACAATACAAAGAGTTTGGTTCTTTGGTCTATAGTTAGAATTTACTTGaaagaaaatttattaattGCATTTTACGCATTAATCAGAACTATTGCTGTTGTAGTTTCATCTCTAATATTGTATGCATTTGTTAGCTACTCGAATAGAACTGAGGAAGATCTTAAAAAAGGTCTTTCTATAGTTGGTTTTTTGATTGTCACCAAGGTGTTCGAGTCTTTGTCGCAAAGACATTGGTTTTTTAACTCAAGGAGATCAGGAATGAAAATGAGATCAGCTCTGATGGTGGCAGTTTATCGAAAGCAGTTAAAGCTTTCTAGCTCGGCAAGGACAAGGCACTCGGCTGGCGAAATTGTGAATTACATTGCAGTTGATGCATATAGAATGGGAGAATTTCCATGGTGGTTTCATAGAACATGGACTTCTGCATTGCAACTTGTTCTTTCTATTGGTGTACTTTTTTGTGTTGTTGGTAATGGTTCTCTTCCTGGTTTAGTCCCTCTTCTTATATGTGGACTTCTCAATGTACCATTTGCAAAGATCATGCAAAAGTGTCAGTCACAGTTTATGATTGCACAGGACGAGCGTCTCCGATCAACTTCAGAGATTCTGAACAGTATGAAGATCATTAAGTTACAATCATGGGAAGAAAAATTCAAGAACTTAGTTGAGTCGCTACGCAATAAAGAGTTTGTTTGGTTGTCTAAGGCACAAATACTGAAAGCTACTAATTCATTTCTTTATTGGATGTCTCCTACGGTTGTTTCTGCTGTTGTTTTCCTTGGATGTGCTGTTACCGGGAGTGCACCATTGAATGCTGAAACCATTTTCACAGTTATTGCAACATTGAAGAACATGGGAGAACCTGTTAGAATGATCCCTGAGGCACTATCTATTATGATTCAAGTTAAGGTTTCGTTTGATCgtcttaatatattttttcttgatGAAGAACTAAATAATATTGATAGTGAAAGAAACTTACGGCAATGTTTGGTTAATGCTGTGGAAATTCAAGATGGCAACTTCATTTGGGATCACGAATCTGTCTCCTCAACTTTAAAAGACGTGAATTTAGAAATCAAACGGGGACTGAAAATTGCAGTTTGTGGACCAGTTGGAGCTGGAAAATCGTCACTTTTGTATGCGATACTTGGAGAGATTCCTAAGATTTCAGGAACT GTTAACGTTGATGGCACATTAGCCTATGTGTCTCAATCGTCTTGGATACAAAGTGGATCAGTTCAAGATAATATACTCTTTGGCAAGCCAATGGACAAAACAAGATATGAGAAAGTAATTAAAGCTTGTGCCTTAGATAAGGATATCAATGATTTTAGCCATGGTGATGTTACAGAAATTGGTCAGAGAGGGATCAACATGAGTGGAGGACAAAAGCAAAGGATTCAACTAGCTAGAGCAGTCTACAATGATGCTGATATCTATCTCCTTGATGATCCTTTCAGTGCAGTTGATGCACATACAACTTCAATACTATTCAAT GATTGTGTCATGACTGCTTTAAGAGAGAAAACAGTGATTCTAGTTACTCATCAAGTGGAGTTTCTCTCAGAAGTTGATACTATATTG ATAATGGAGGGTGGAAAAGTTATTCAATCAGGTAGTTATGGGAATCTCCTGACAGCTGGAACAGCCTTTGAACTGCTTGTGAGTGCTCATAAAGACACAATTACTGACTTGAATCAAAATCATGAAAATAAAGGTTCTGAAAATGAGGTTTTGACAAAAAACCAAAGTGAGGGAGAGATTTCTAATATCAAGGGACCAATTGGCACACAGCTTACACAAGAGGAAGAAAAAGTGATTGGTAATGTTGGATGGAAGCCGTTCTGggattatattaattattccaATGGGACATTCATGCTGTGTTTGATTATTTTAGCACAATCTGGTTTTTTGGCTTTGCAGATTGCATCAACTTTTTGGCTTGCTATAGCCATTGAAATTCCAAAAATAACTAACACCACCTTGATTGGTGTTTATGCATTAGTTTCGTTTTCTAGTTCTGGTTTGGTTTATGTAAGATCTTACTTGTCCGCACTTTTGGGATTAAAAGCTTCTACTGCTTTCTTCTCAAGCTTCACCACAGCTATCTTCAAAGCCCCAATGCTTTTCTTTGATTCAACTCCTGTAGGAAGAATTTTAACTAGA GCTTCATCAGATTTGAGTATTTTGGACTTTGATATACCTTGTTCCATCACCTTTGTAGCATCTATAGCAATTGAAATTTTGGTGATAATTTGTGTAATGGTTTCTGTCACATGGCAAGTTCTCATTGTTGCTGTTCCTGCAATGGTTGCATCAATATTCATTCAG CAATATTATCAAGCCACTGCAACTCAACTAATACGGATCAATGGAATCACCAAAGCTCCAGTCATGAATTTTGCAGCTGAGACATCACTTGGTGTGGTTACCATAAGAGCATTCAAAATGGTAGATAGATTTTTCGAAAACTACTTAAAACTCGTGGACACAGATGCCTCACTGTTTTTTCACTCTAATGTGACAATGGAATGGGTAGTTTTAAGGATTGAAGCACTTCAAAATTTGACTGTCATCACTTTAGCTTTGTTGCTTATTCTACTACCTCAAGGATATGTATCCCCAG GCCTTGTTGGACTGTCTCTTTCCTATGCTTTTACCTTGACAGGAAACCAAATAAATTGGACTAGATGGTTTTCCAATCTATCTAACTATATTATCTCGGTTGAAAGAATCAAGCAATTCATTCACATACCAGCTGAGCCTCCAGCTATTGTGGATAACAACCGACCTCCATCTTCATGGCCTTCCACGGGCAAGATTGACCTCCAAGGTTTGGAG ATTAGATATCGTCCTAATGCTCCATTAGTCCTTAAGGGAATCACTTGTACCTTTAAAGAAGGGAGTAGGGTAGGAGTTGTTGGAAGGACAGGAAGTGGAAAAAGTACACTGATTAGCGCGTTGTTTCGCTTAGTTGAGCCTTCAAGAGGTTATATTCTCATTGATGGGATGAACATATGCTCAATGGGGTTGAAGGATTTGAGAACAAGGCTAAGCATAATCCCTCAAGAACCAACTCTTTTCAAGGGAAGCATTAGGACAAACATGGATCCTCTAGGCCTGTACTCAGATGATGAAATATGGAAG GCTGTGGAGAAATGTCAGCTTAAGGAAACAATCAGCAAGCTACCAAGTCTCCTGGACTCTTCAG TGAGTGATGAAGGTGGAAATTGGAGCTTAGGACAACGCCAATTGTTTTGTCTTGGAAGAGTTCTACTTAAGAGAAACAGAATTCTAGTTTTGGATGAAGCTACTGCATCCATCGACTCTGCCACAGATGCCACTCTACAAAGAGTGATTAGACAAGAATTTGCAGAATGCACAGTTATAACTGTGGCTCATAGAGTTCCAACTGTAATAGACAGCGACATGGTCATGGTTTTATCTTATG GGAAATTGGTGGAATATGATGAGCCTTCAAAGCTAATGGACACAAACTCTTCATTTTCTAAGCTGGTAGCTGAATATTGGTCGAGTTGCAGGAAGAATTCCTTCACAAATATTAGCAGCCAGCAGCAATGA